Part of the Lolium rigidum isolate FL_2022 chromosome 6, APGP_CSIRO_Lrig_0.1, whole genome shotgun sequence genome, cttatAATATGACGTTGATCTATATCATGGAGTAGGTCTATATGACTGCTCCTCGGTAATGATGAAATTTATTATGTGACATGTTAAGAGGCTACCAGATAGGTTGTAGGTTAAAGAAATTTTATTCCCAAAATTAAGGTGGTGGATAAAAATTCTAAACCATTCATTGCATTATAAAAACATAGTTTATAGCTCCCTAAAATCTCGCTTGCTTTGCCATTATTAAGGAATTTTTTAATGAATTGAAATACAACTGTATATCACCATGTGTACGTATATCCCATGGAAATACAACTGTATAATGGTCAGTATGTGAGCTAAAGTGGCCATAATGGCATCTATCAAATGTACACTGAATTGCAGTGACATTTTTCCAAAGTTGAAAGTTGCAGTGGTGTTTCTCAAATAGGCGGAAATTGGAGTGGCATCTATCCAATTAACCCAATTGATAAAGTCTTCAAGGTGAACAATCAATTCGATTTAGATACATGTGCACACGAGCCAATACAGAGGAGAACGTCGCAGCTCACCAACTTAGAAGGAATGAAAGTGGACGGGCTGCTTTCAGCACGCCGAACTGTCAGGAAGCGCTACCATGTCGGTGGATGAAGCAGAAAATTTGCCAAAATTCCGTCCAAATCCTACATGAGGTTGATGGAGATGGATGGCCGAAATTCCGACCGCCTTCACCGTCCTTGGCTGCTCTCTGTCGTCCCCCAAGGCCGAAGTTGGCCATTTCCGGCCGTTTCCGGTGATAATCCAAACCTACGCCGGCGATGCCGCCATGCCGGCGTGTCTTCTTCCTGTTTCGTCGAAAAACGATGCACAAGCACAGCCACCGCCGCGAGAGCACGCCACGTCACGGAGCACGCTGCCACTGCCAGGTGGGGCTGGGCAGCAAGTTAGATCGTGCGGTACCTCGAGTCAACACGACATGAACAGACATCCACCCACCCCGCACCCACTCTGAGTCCGAGTCGTCTCCTTCCTCGGCTCACCCTGTTCGAACTCGGCCTCCTCGCGCGAGACCTCGCCGAGCCGCCGGTCGCGAGGACAACCCACCACCCACCTACCTGCTTCCAAGTCCCTCAGCCAGCCGCTCTGGTCTGGTGGGAGAGTCTGTCGCCGGAATCCGGTGAGTTCCCGATCCCCTTGGGACCGCTACCTCGTGTCCCGCCACAAGCAGCCGCTCCTGGATCCCAACACCCGCTCGGGAGCCCTCTGATCTCCAGAGCCGCAAGCCTCGGGTCGGGTCCCCACGGGCTCGATCCGCTCAATTTGCCGGACAAATTTGACTCCGGCACGAGGAGCACCCGAACCCGTTCTACGATTCGCAGGCCTCTGCGCCGAGAACCGATCCGAACCGACTCCCCAACCACAGCCAGCGCGTTGTGGAATGGGAGATCGCCAGCCAGCCACCGCGGAGAGATGGTGACGGGGAGCTTCAGCCGGAGCACGTCGGCGCGGCTCACAGCTCGGGGCGGCGCGGGGAGCCCGCGGGTCGCCGCCGCGCAGCGcaagtggtggtggtgggtgtCCCCGTCGGCGGCGCCGTCGCTCGAGACCATCGCGCTCGCCTGCTTCCTGGCCTGCTGCGCGCTCGTGCTCTCGGGCGGCCTGTACCTCTCCGTCTCGCGCTACCTGGGCCGGGACCGCGCGGTGGCGGACTTCGCCGCCGGGGAGGACCTACACTCCTGCGACGTGTTCGACGGCAGCTGGGTGCGGGACGAGCGGTACCCGCTGTACAACAGCTCCGAGTGCGCCTTCGCGGAGCGGGGGTTCAACTGCCTCGCCAACGGGCGGAGGAGCACCGAGTACCTCAAGTGGCGGTGGAGGCCGCGGCGGTGCGACCTGCCGCGGTTCAGCGCCCGGCGCGCGCTGGAGTGGCTCAGAGGGAAGAGGGTCGTGTTCGTGGGGGACTCCATGAGCCGGACGCAGTGGGAGTCCTTCATCTGCATGCTCATGACGGGGGTGGACGACCCCAGGACGGTGTACGAGGTTAATGGCAACCAGATCTCCAAGACGATCCGGTTTTTAGGAGTGAGGTTTGAGTCGTTCGACCTCAGCGATGGAGTTTAGGGTTTTTAGGAGTGAGGTTTGAGTCGTTCGACCCCAGGACGGTGTTTGAAAAACATTCAGTAACTGAATTTTCTTTTCTTCGCAGTGGCTTAAACCAAAAGGTATGTGAAGTAACAGAAAAACCTACAACTGAGGCCAAAGGAACTGATATGAGTGAATTTAGGGATATACTTGCTGATGTTGTTGCGAACATGAGCGTTCCCGTGACTATACTTAATGTTACTTTGATGGGGGCCTTCAGGAGTGATGCACATATTGGTATCTGGAGCCATCCTTCTACCATACTTGATTGCAGCCACTGGTGCCTTCCTGGAGTTCCAGATGCTTGGAATGAGCTAATATTTTCTCACCTATTGACAAATGGTGAGTTCCTTATTTATGAAAAAAATCTTCCATGATGTTATTATGATCGATAACAAATTAGTTTACAGTGACTAGATAAAGTATTGCCATCTTATATACTTTTTCTGCTTGGAACACAATCTGGAATTTTTGAAACCTTGTCCTTGTGTATGTACCAAGCACAGATAGCTGTATATATATTATTCGGTAGCTATGCTGTAACCTGAACTTCCATAATTTTGTATAGTGAAAATTGAATAGtgcctccgtttcaaagaataaggctTATTTTTTTCGAAAAGTCAAACtacgtaaagtttgaccaagtttttaggaAAAGTTGTTAATATGTACAATCCAAACTCAACACCATTAGATTCAtcataaatatatttttatatgatatCTTCATATTATCGTGGTTCttgatagatttttctaaaagtttgcTCAAACTTTACTTCGCTTGACTTTtccaaaaaatataggccttattctatgaaacagaggtagtagtaGAGTGCattagttgagagttgagactgaCCTATATgtaaagaaaatgaaaactaattttcagcTGATTACAGAAATTTTCATTCCATACTTAGTTTGCAGCGTTTCCTACTTAGTTGTGCATGTATTTCTGTCCTTTTAACTGATGACTTCCTCATTCTGGAGTTGAATAATGGCTTCTCATGTTGCTTCATGTCCAATTCCGCAGGTTGGCGAACGCTGGCTACCTGACTATTGATATTGTACACTCAATTTTGGTTCTTCTGTTCGAATACCACGTCTGCTTCTTGCATTTATTGTGCTGCTAAGGAGCCAAGACATGAAGTCTCATCAGTATCTGTACAAGTTGTTCGATTCCC contains:
- the LOC124662628 gene encoding protein trichome berefringence-like 7, yielding MVTGSFSRSTSARLTARGGAGSPRVAAAQRKWWWWVSPSAAPSLETIALACFLACCALVLSGGLYLSVSRYLGRDRAVADFAAGEDLHSCDVFDGSWVRDERYPLYNSSECAFAERGFNCLANGRRSTEYLKWRWRPRRCDLPRFSARRALEWLRGKRVVFVGDSMSRTQWESFICMLMTGVDDPRTVYEVNGNQISKTIRFLGVRFESFDLSDGTVFEKHSVTEFSFLRSGLNQKVCEVTEKPTTEAKGTDMSEFRDILADVVANMSVPVTILNVTLMGAFRSDAHIGIWSHPSTILDCSHWCLPGVPDAWNELIFSHLLTNGWRTLAT